In Lepidochelys kempii isolate rLepKem1 chromosome 8, rLepKem1.hap2, whole genome shotgun sequence, a single genomic region encodes these proteins:
- the HAND1 gene encoding heart- and neural crest derivatives-expressed protein 1: protein MNLVGSYQHHLLHEPFLFSPASRCHPERSYFQSWVLNPAEVSPDLSGQPCSYPSAEFGAPGPGHGPSRLEALSGRLGRRKGVGPKKERRRTESINSAFAELRECIPNVPADTKLSKIKTLRLATSYIAYLMEVLAKDSQAGETEGFKAELKKTDSRETKRKREPPPEVYSHSLGHGEKKLKGRTGWPQQVWALELNQ from the exons ATGAACCTGGTGGGGAGCTACCAGCACCATCTGCTCCACGAGCCCTTCCTCTTCAGCCCGGCCTCCAGGTGCCACCCGGAGCGCTCCTACTTCCAGAGCTGGGTGCTCAACCCGGCCGAGGTGTCCCCCGACCTCTCCGGGCAGCCCTGCTCCTACCCCAGCGCCGAGTTCGGGGCCCCGGGGCCCGGCCACGGGCCCAGCCGGCTGGAGGCGCTGAGCGGCCGGCTGGGCCGGCGGAAAGGCGTGGGCCCCAAGAAGGAGCGCCGGCGGACCGAGAGCATCAACAGCGCCTTCGCCGAGCTGCGGGAGTGCATCCCCAACGTGCCGGCCGACACCAAGCTCTCCAAGATCAAGACCCTGCGCCTGGCCACCAGCTACATCGCCTACCTGATGGAGGTGCTGGCCAAGGACAGCCAGGCCGGGGAGACCGAGGGCTTCAAGGCGGAGCTCAAGAAAACCGACAGCCGGGAGACCAAGCGGAAAAGGGAGCCG CCGCCTGAAGTCTACTCTCATTCCTTAGGCCATGGGGAGAAAAAGCTTAAAGGAAGGACTGGCTGGCCGCAGCAGGTCTGGGCTCTGGAATTAAATCAgtga